From a single Flavobacteriales bacterium genomic region:
- a CDS encoding T9SS type A sorting domain-containing protein produces the protein MRLTLFALILFNIPLVLAQNTPISLVPDVTVEHYLDIQPNVSRMVYDAVSDRLHYLTVDGDIYLIDHGPTGPMDTLLFTNADHGITNAQGMVFHDSALFISGNISNGNYWEGVVARGSLLPDGLRQWNELARTEPYARGGKDHGFNGLAVSPDGNSLFVNSGSRTDHGEVQDMGGVFPDMREEPVSAIVLILPINGVDIVIPNDIGTLSTSGMLYAQGVRNTYDLAFNSAGHLFGVENSGDHDDPEEMNWMRPGFHYGFPWRAGGNPNPTRAAGYDPTQDPLLNPGFPSAATEFNYDPLFPAPPNLIFEEPIVNHGPDADKIRTETGSIVDASDSGIPISTFTCHRSPLGLIFDNQNALGGDYTGDAFVASFTPGGDTTGFSPFAPWGIPVVPVDESGDLLHLELFYDAVEQEYSVSAQRIVKGFYLPVDAEQVGNEIFVIEYWINTPRSLWVITLPGAVSVSENDRMNLSISLFPNPANDVLQWRLDQGSVSSVEILSIQGQVLNSYRISGKTGSLDTSGLNDGSYFVRFLVDDGWVTRPFMVVR, from the coding sequence ATGCGCCTCACTCTATTTGCACTGATCCTATTCAATATCCCGCTTGTTCTGGCGCAGAACACCCCCATTTCGCTTGTACCGGACGTAACCGTTGAACACTATTTGGATATACAGCCGAATGTTTCGCGCATGGTATATGACGCTGTTTCTGACAGATTGCATTACCTGACCGTTGATGGTGACATCTACTTGATCGATCACGGACCAACCGGGCCCATGGACACGTTGTTGTTCACGAATGCGGACCATGGTATTACAAATGCACAGGGAATGGTGTTCCACGATAGTGCGTTGTTCATCTCAGGAAATATCTCCAATGGAAATTACTGGGAAGGTGTTGTTGCGCGTGGATCGTTACTTCCTGATGGCTTGCGTCAATGGAACGAACTGGCCCGCACTGAACCATATGCGCGCGGAGGCAAGGACCACGGATTCAATGGCCTTGCTGTTTCGCCGGATGGGAACTCATTGTTCGTGAACAGTGGCTCGCGAACGGACCACGGCGAGGTACAGGATATGGGAGGAGTGTTTCCGGACATGCGGGAAGAACCGGTCTCTGCGATCGTGCTCATTCTTCCGATCAATGGAGTGGATATTGTCATCCCCAATGACATCGGTACCCTTTCAACTTCTGGAATGCTCTATGCACAAGGGGTTCGGAACACTTATGACCTGGCCTTTAATTCCGCTGGGCATTTATTTGGTGTTGAGAACAGCGGAGATCACGATGATCCGGAAGAGATGAATTGGATGCGCCCCGGTTTTCATTATGGCTTTCCGTGGCGGGCCGGCGGCAACCCGAACCCAACGCGAGCTGCTGGCTATGACCCTACACAGGATCCTTTATTGAACCCTGGATTCCCTTCTGCCGCAACCGAATTCAACTACGACCCACTCTTCCCCGCTCCACCGAATCTAATATTCGAGGAACCGATCGTTAACCACGGTCCTGATGCGGATAAGATCCGGACGGAGACCGGTAGTATCGTGGATGCTTCGGATTCGGGGATCCCGATAAGTACGTTCACGTGTCACCGTTCTCCACTAGGGTTGATCTTCGATAACCAAAATGCACTTGGTGGCGATTATACCGGTGACGCATTCGTTGCGAGTTTCACTCCCGGCGGTGATACGACTGGTTTCAGCCCGTTCGCTCCGTGGGGAATACCCGTAGTTCCGGTTGATGAAAGTGGTGATCTCCTTCATTTGGAATTGTTCTATGATGCCGTTGAACAGGAGTATTCCGTTTCAGCTCAGCGCATCGTTAAAGGATTCTATTTACCAGTGGATGCGGAGCAAGTAGGCAACGAGATCTTCGTGATCGAGTATTGGATCAACACCCCGCGGTCCTTATGGGTGATCACGTTGCCCGGTGCGGTGTCCGTTTCAGAGAACGATCGTATGAACCTATCAATTTCGCTCTTTCCCAACCCTGCGAATGATGTTCTACAATGGAGGTTGGATCAAGGTTCTGTCAGTAGCGTTGAGATCCTCAGCATACAAGGCCAGGTGTTGAATTCTTACCGCATTAGCGGAAAAACAGGCTCTCTTGATACAAGCGGGTTGAACGATGGATCCTACTTCGTGCGGTTCCTTGTGGACGATGGTTGGGTTACGCGACCGTTCATGGTCGTGCGATGA
- a CDS encoding 4-hydroxy-3-methylbut-2-enyl diphosphate reductase, producing MRSFDIPTNYRSDLIGRLKAFRKVQDPKKKDLSPTLLDLGAVRFVFARHFGFCYGVENAIEISYKALEENPGKRIFLLSQMIHNPEVNADLESHGLRFIQDTHGEMLMDWNEITKDDIVIIPAFGTTIETENRLKAIGIDPLMHNTTCPFVEKVWKRSAQLGVQDHTVVIHGKAAHEETRATFSHTAQGAPAVIVKDMAETIELGRIISGEVPLERFHELFGERCTPDFDPATQLDRIGVVNQTTMLATETQAIADHLKQVMLTKYGEAELKAHFADTRDTLCYATNDNQDATNELLKADADLALVVGGYNSSNTSHLVELLEQKFPTFFINGEKELLSATEIEHFNYPLHKLERSKNWLPTKRPLTVILTSGASCPDTLLDQVMLKVLVFVEGAEDPVLVVDELVG from the coding sequence ATGCGCAGTTTCGATATCCCTACAAATTACCGCAGTGATCTTATTGGTCGACTGAAAGCCTTCCGCAAAGTCCAGGACCCGAAGAAAAAGGACCTTTCACCTACCCTGCTTGACCTTGGAGCGGTGCGTTTTGTATTCGCGCGGCATTTCGGGTTCTGTTATGGGGTTGAGAACGCGATCGAGATCAGCTACAAGGCGTTGGAAGAGAATCCGGGAAAACGGATCTTTCTGCTGAGCCAAATGATCCACAATCCTGAAGTGAACGCCGATCTGGAAAGCCACGGACTGCGCTTTATCCAGGATACGCATGGCGAGATGCTAATGGATTGGAATGAGATCACCAAGGACGATATCGTGATCATTCCGGCATTCGGTACAACCATTGAAACGGAGAACCGACTAAAAGCCATTGGCATTGACCCGTTGATGCACAACACCACATGCCCGTTCGTGGAGAAGGTGTGGAAACGCAGCGCGCAGCTTGGTGTTCAGGACCATACGGTGGTGATCCATGGCAAAGCCGCACATGAAGAAACGCGTGCTACTTTCAGTCATACCGCCCAAGGTGCGCCAGCTGTTATTGTGAAGGACATGGCCGAGACCATCGAACTCGGCCGCATCATTAGCGGTGAAGTGCCATTGGAGCGATTCCATGAACTCTTCGGGGAACGTTGCACACCCGATTTTGACCCTGCTACCCAATTGGACCGTATCGGAGTCGTGAACCAGACCACGATGCTGGCGACAGAGACCCAGGCCATTGCGGACCATCTGAAACAAGTAATGCTCACGAAATATGGTGAGGCAGAACTGAAAGCCCATTTCGCGGATACGCGGGATACCCTCTGCTACGCAACCAACGATAACCAGGACGCCACCAACGAATTACTGAAGGCCGATGCAGATCTAGCATTGGTAGTTGGCGGATACAACAGCAGCAATACCAGTCATTTGGTGGAATTACTCGAACAGAAATTCCCGACGTTCTTCATCAACGGCGAGAAGGAATTGTTAAGTGCTACCGAGATCGAGCATTTCAACTACCCGTTGCATAAGCTTGAACGCTCCAAAAATTGGTTACCCACAAAACGGCCATTAACGGTCATCCTTACCAGCGGTGCCAGCTGCCCGGATACCTTGTTGGACCAGGTTATGCTGAAGGTGTTGGTGTTTGTTGAGGGTGCTGAGGATCCGGTTTTGGTTGTTGATGAGTTAGTTGGGTAA
- the rpsA gene encoding 30S ribosomal protein S1, which translates to MSVVENNKVTFAEPPADFDWAALEEGKTPEATTARLAMEKAYEDTLSSIQEHEVLMGTVVGMNKKEVVINIGYKSEGVVPISEFRYKEDLAIGDKVEVYIEKQEDKGGQMIISHKTARVHNAWGKVNGAMESSAIITGYVKCRTKGGLIVDVFGIEAFLPGSQIDVKPIRDYDQYVGKNMEFKVVKINQEFKNVVVSHKALIEAELEAQKKQIIGGLEKGQVLEGTVKNITSYGVFVDLGGVDGLIHITDLSYGRVSHPEEVVKLDEKINVVILDFDDEKRRIALGLKQLSAHPWDALSADMNAGDKVKGKVMVITDYGAFVEVSAGVEGLLHVSEMSWSQHLRSPKDFLKEGQEIDCVVLNIDREERKMSLGMKQLAADPWAEIEAKYPVNSKHQAKVRNFTHFGIFAELEEGVDGLIHISDLSWTKRIKHPSEFCNVGDDIEVMVLEVDRENRRLSLGHKQVEENPWEVFAGVFVPGSTHEGAITGRAGQNFIVSLSYGVEGTVTAKNLKKADGGKAEMEEKLPFVVLEFNAEARRIVLSHTRTFEEGEEVIESAPAAGGKKGVRKEGSGGGATALKSVNEKVEKSTLGDLSVLSDLKSAMESKERTGKAKKAKKFVEDDDDDEA; encoded by the coding sequence ATGTCAGTAGTAGAGAATAACAAAGTAACCTTCGCCGAACCACCAGCGGATTTCGATTGGGCGGCATTGGAAGAAGGAAAGACCCCTGAGGCTACCACAGCTCGTTTGGCTATGGAAAAGGCCTACGAGGACACCCTCAGCAGCATCCAGGAACACGAGGTGTTGATGGGTACCGTGGTGGGTATGAATAAGAAGGAAGTAGTGATCAACATCGGCTATAAGTCCGAAGGTGTTGTTCCTATCAGTGAATTCCGGTACAAGGAGGACCTCGCGATCGGCGATAAGGTCGAAGTGTACATTGAGAAGCAAGAAGATAAGGGTGGTCAAATGATCATCAGCCATAAGACCGCGCGCGTTCACAACGCATGGGGCAAGGTCAATGGCGCCATGGAAAGCAGCGCGATCATTACCGGTTACGTTAAGTGCCGCACCAAAGGCGGTCTTATCGTTGATGTATTCGGCATCGAGGCCTTCTTACCAGGTAGCCAGATCGATGTGAAGCCGATCCGTGATTACGATCAGTACGTTGGCAAGAACATGGAATTCAAGGTCGTGAAGATCAACCAGGAATTCAAGAACGTTGTTGTTTCACATAAAGCACTGATCGAAGCCGAACTGGAAGCCCAGAAGAAGCAGATCATTGGTGGCTTGGAGAAAGGTCAGGTATTGGAAGGTACCGTCAAGAACATCACCAGCTACGGAGTGTTCGTGGATCTGGGCGGTGTGGACGGACTCATCCACATCACGGATCTCAGCTATGGCCGCGTAAGCCATCCGGAAGAGGTGGTGAAGTTGGACGAAAAGATCAACGTTGTAATTCTGGATTTCGACGACGAGAAGCGTCGTATCGCACTTGGTCTGAAGCAGCTTAGCGCCCATCCATGGGATGCATTGAGCGCTGACATGAACGCAGGCGACAAAGTGAAGGGCAAAGTGATGGTGATCACCGACTACGGTGCATTCGTTGAGGTATCAGCAGGCGTAGAAGGCCTATTGCACGTTAGCGAAATGAGCTGGAGCCAGCATCTGCGCAGTCCGAAGGACTTCCTCAAGGAAGGACAGGAGATCGATTGCGTGGTCTTGAACATCGACCGTGAAGAGCGGAAGATGAGCTTAGGAATGAAGCAGCTCGCTGCTGATCCATGGGCGGAGATCGAAGCGAAATACCCGGTCAACAGCAAGCATCAGGCGAAAGTCCGCAACTTCACGCACTTCGGCATCTTCGCCGAATTGGAAGAAGGTGTTGATGGATTGATCCACATCAGCGATCTAAGCTGGACCAAGCGTATCAAGCACCCAAGCGAATTCTGCAATGTGGGTGATGATATCGAGGTCATGGTATTGGAGGTCGATAGAGAGAATCGTCGATTGAGCCTTGGCCATAAGCAAGTTGAGGAGAACCCATGGGAAGTGTTCGCAGGGGTATTCGTACCTGGAAGCACGCACGAGGGAGCCATCACTGGCCGCGCTGGTCAGAACTTCATCGTGAGCTTGTCCTATGGAGTTGAAGGCACTGTAACGGCCAAGAACCTGAAGAAGGCCGATGGTGGCAAAGCCGAAATGGAAGAGAAGCTACCGTTCGTGGTACTCGAATTCAATGCCGAAGCACGCCGGATCGTCCTAAGCCACACCCGCACCTTCGAAGAGGGTGAAGAGGTGATCGAATCCGCTCCAGCAGCTGGTGGCAAGAAAGGCGTCCGCAAGGAAGGTTCCGGCGGTGGTGCGACAGCACTGAAGAGCGTGAACGAAAAGGTTGAAAAGAGCACGTTAGGAGACCTCAGCGTATTGAGCGATCTGAAGAGCGCAATGGAATCCAAAGAGCGGACCGGTAAGGCTAAAAAAGCCAAGAAGTTCGTGGAAGACGACGACGATGACGAAGCGTAA
- the pyrR gene encoding bifunctional pyr operon transcriptional regulator/uracil phosphoribosyltransferase PyrR — MQPLSLLTSKAFGLTVGRLCYQLIEDHGDMSGVALIGLQPRGVFLARRLRKELQRIIGKENLYYGELDITFHRDDFRHRSTPAAPRTTDLEFSLDERKVVIVDDVLYTGRTIRAGLDAMLAFGRPASVQLLVLVDRRFSRELPIQPDYVGKWVDSIDGQRVNVEWQESDGKDQVLLLNDR; from the coding sequence ATGCAGCCGCTTTCACTCCTCACCTCTAAAGCCTTTGGGCTTACTGTAGGGCGGTTGTGCTACCAGTTGATCGAGGACCATGGCGACATGAGCGGCGTAGCGCTGATCGGCTTACAACCGCGCGGCGTGTTCTTGGCTAGGCGGTTACGCAAGGAATTGCAACGCATCATAGGCAAGGAGAATTTGTATTATGGCGAACTGGACATCACCTTCCATCGGGACGATTTTCGTCACCGGTCCACACCCGCTGCACCCCGAACGACCGATCTGGAATTCAGCTTGGATGAACGGAAAGTGGTGATAGTTGATGATGTCTTATACACAGGGCGCACCATCCGTGCGGGACTCGATGCAATGCTCGCTTTTGGCAGGCCGGCCAGTGTTCAGTTATTGGTTCTGGTGGATAGGCGTTTCAGTCGCGAACTCCCGATACAGCCTGATTATGTGGGCAAATGGGTGGATAGCATTGATGGCCAACGCGTAAATGTGGAGTGGCAGGAAAGTGACGGTAAGGATCAGGTATTATTGCTCAACGATCGATAA
- a CDS encoding aspartate carbamoyltransferase catalytic subunit, producing the protein MKKSSTKIENAEASDQLSTQHLLGIKDLSAADIELIFRTADGFKEVLGRPIKKVPSLRDITIANLFFESSTRTRVSFELAEKRLSADVVNFSSSGSSVSKGETLVDTVNNILAMKVDMVVMRHPDPGAAMFLSRHINASIVNAGDGTHEHPTQALLDAYSIREKLGKVRGKKVLIVGDILHSRVALSNIFCLQKLGAEVMLCGPATLIPKHITNLGVKVEHDLDKALIWCDVANMLRIQMERQKGDGISNFPSLREYAMLYGLDLERYKRLGKEIVIMHPGPINRGVEISSEVADHANSIILDQVSNGVAVRMAVLYLLAARIPRLPV; encoded by the coding sequence ATGAAGAAGTCCAGCACCAAGATCGAGAATGCTGAAGCCAGCGACCAGCTTAGCACGCAGCACTTGTTGGGCATAAAGGATCTAAGCGCTGCTGACATTGAGTTGATCTTCCGCACTGCGGATGGTTTCAAGGAAGTACTGGGCAGGCCGATAAAGAAAGTTCCATCGTTACGCGATATCACCATTGCTAATCTCTTCTTCGAAAGCAGCACACGAACGCGTGTGAGCTTTGAGCTTGCTGAGAAACGGTTAAGTGCCGATGTGGTCAACTTCAGTAGCAGTGGTTCCAGCGTGAGCAAGGGTGAAACCTTGGTGGATACCGTGAACAACATCCTGGCCATGAAAGTGGATATGGTGGTGATGCGACACCCGGACCCCGGTGCAGCCATGTTCTTAAGCAGGCATATCAATGCGAGTATCGTGAATGCTGGAGATGGCACGCATGAACATCCCACCCAAGCACTTCTGGATGCTTACAGCATTCGGGAGAAACTTGGGAAGGTCCGCGGTAAGAAAGTGTTGATCGTGGGAGATATTCTTCATTCACGGGTAGCATTGAGCAATATCTTCTGTTTACAAAAACTGGGTGCCGAGGTCATGTTATGCGGACCGGCCACGCTTATTCCCAAGCATATAACAAATCTTGGAGTAAAAGTTGAACATGATTTAGATAAAGCACTGATCTGGTGTGATGTAGCGAATATGCTTCGCATCCAAATGGAGCGGCAAAAAGGGGATGGGATCTCTAATTTCCCAAGTCTTCGTGAATATGCTATGCTTTATGGTTTGGACCTGGAACGATACAAGCGGCTCGGAAAGGAGATCGTGATCATGCACCCGGGTCCGATAAATCGTGGAGTTGAAATAAGTAGCGAAGTAGCCGACCATGCCAATAGCATAATATTGGACCAGGTAAGCAATGGGGTAGCGGTGCGCATGGCCGTATTGTATCTGCTTGCAGCACGTATCCCACGTCTACCTGTTTGA
- a CDS encoding STAS domain-containing protein, translating to MNFTIEDKGRYTLVTSNVDKLDTTCAPELKSELVYLNKTGVRNVIIDLTTTRYCDSSGLSALLVANRLCKSVNGLLVVCGLQEPVQKLVQISQLESVLSITPTPAEAVDLLYMEEIEKDVNKDQ from the coding sequence ATGAATTTTACCATAGAAGACAAAGGACGTTACACACTTGTGACCAGCAATGTGGACAAACTTGATACTACCTGTGCTCCGGAACTGAAGAGCGAGCTCGTCTATCTGAACAAGACGGGAGTGAGGAACGTTATCATCGATCTGACCACTACGCGCTATTGCGATAGCTCGGGACTCAGTGCATTGTTGGTAGCAAATCGCTTGTGCAAAAGCGTTAATGGATTGCTCGTGGTATGTGGTTTGCAGGAACCCGTTCAGAAACTGGTACAGATCTCTCAGCTGGAGAGCGTGTTGTCGATAACACCAACACCGGCCGAAGCAGTTGATCTGTTGTACATGGAAGAGATCGAAAAGGACGTTAACAAAGACCAATAA
- a CDS encoding T9SS type A sorting domain-containing protein, with product MKKVILSVIIAASAGSAMAQACTPDPIYADSLYGIWPDTTTNMAPGMVGIAYEQVLNMIIPSDAGLIDPQYVGVVLDSIALDGLSGMPDGLSYACNSQTPAPCSYLTGQLGCAIITGVPTTEGTFPLAIEVTAFTNIFGQVIPVPQTFSGYSIVISQNNVGILEGELIATGSARAVPNPFTTNTNIEFQMARSGQVKLSVFNLLGEKLWSKTVAGKNGLNKVPYESTDLQDGIYLFKVESGNDVFTGRMVVRH from the coding sequence ATGAAAAAAGTAATACTCTCAGTGATCATCGCAGCTAGTGCTGGAAGCGCAATGGCTCAGGCATGTACTCCTGATCCGATCTATGCGGACAGCCTTTACGGGATCTGGCCGGATACGACCACGAATATGGCACCGGGTATGGTCGGTATAGCTTACGAGCAAGTGTTGAACATGATCATTCCATCGGATGCTGGTTTGATCGATCCTCAATATGTTGGTGTGGTTCTGGATTCCATTGCACTCGATGGTCTCTCCGGTATGCCGGATGGTCTTAGTTATGCGTGTAACAGCCAAACTCCGGCACCGTGCTCCTATTTAACTGGCCAATTGGGTTGTGCAATTATTACAGGCGTGCCTACCACAGAGGGTACTTTCCCTTTGGCAATTGAGGTTACGGCCTTTACAAACATCTTCGGACAAGTTATTCCAGTGCCGCAGACCTTTAGCGGGTATAGCATTGTGATCTCCCAGAACAATGTCGGTATTCTGGAAGGGGAGTTGATCGCTACAGGTTCAGCGCGTGCCGTGCCGAATCCATTCACCACGAACACCAACATCGAGTTCCAAATGGCCCGCTCAGGTCAAGTGAAGCTCAGCGTGTTCAACCTATTAGGTGAAAAACTATGGTCAAAGACCGTGGCTGGCAAGAACGGCTTGAACAAAGTACCATACGAAAGCACCGATCTTCAGGATGGGATCTACCTTTTC